A stretch of Henckelia pumila isolate YLH828 chromosome 4, ASM3356847v2, whole genome shotgun sequence DNA encodes these proteins:
- the LOC140861667 gene encoding uncharacterized protein, whose product MKLFLIIPLLLPPSPHIALPLSSTDIQHTFLQYRGPPFRIPYFWNAAPAQEPQIVPETTFGGTNSSFVGGERVEPLLHKGNIGVAEVDRSKSNNIREIHSFKFVLIEHIRQILKPFWEQGNLSKDAYKIVIKKSIDKIIASIQPSKFPRSKNDHHRYISASRSKIFELVQAYVKKNQKEASILKSVYLALLLEHQDPLGTFWNHDFSCCKISSVNLSLGSQLYHKMFGLYVEAKNCFNDFQNCHFGNSDTRYKWVFLLILNLIPANGHVSFVSQ is encoded by the exons ATGAAACTATTTCTCATAATCCCATTGCTTCTCCCTCCTTCGCCTCACATAGCTCTTCCACTATCATCAACTGACATCCAACACACTTTCCTTCAGTATCGTGGACCACCATTCCGAATCCCATACTTCTG GAATGCTGCTCCTGCTCAGGAGCCACAGATTGTACCGGAGACGACATTTGGAGGGACAAATTCTTCATTTGTTGGAGGGGAAAGGGTGGAGCCATTGCTACATAAAGGAAACATTGGGGTTGCCGAGGTTGATCGCTCAAAGAGTAATAACATTCGGGAGATCCACTCCTTCAAATTTGTCCTAATTGAACATATTAGGCAAATTTTGAAACCATTTTGGGAGCAGGGAAATCTGAGTAAAGATGCCTACAAAATTGTCATCAAAAAATCCATTGACAAAATTATTGCGAGTATCCAGCCATCCAAATTTCCCAGGTCCAAAAATGACCACCACAGATACATTTCAGCCTCAAGATCGAAGATTTTTGAGCTAGTACAG gCTTATGTGAAGAAGAACCAGAAG GAAGCCTCAATTTTGAAAAGTGTGTACCTCGCCTTGCTTCTCGAGCATCAAGACCCCTTAGGCACCTTTTG GAACCATGACTTCTCATGCTGCAAGATTTCATCTGTAAACCTTTCCCTTGGGTCGCAGTTGTATCATAAAATGTTTGGTTTATATGTTGAAG CAAAAAATTGCTTCAATGATTTCCAAAATTGTCACTTTGGGAATTCTGACACGAGATACAAATGGGTCTTCCTTCTCATCTTAAATCTCATTCCCGCAAATGGTCATGTATCCTTTGTTTCTCAATAA